A window of Odocoileus virginianus isolate 20LAN1187 ecotype Illinois chromosome 3, Ovbor_1.2, whole genome shotgun sequence genomic DNA:
ATGCTTCCTGTTGGCTGCAATGGCCTATGATCGGTATGTTGCCATTTGCCACCCATTACGATACTCAATCCTCATGAGCCAGAAAATTTGTTGTCTCATGGCTGTTTCTTCTTGGGTTGTTGGTGCTTCTGATGGCATAATTATTATTGCGGTTGCATTGTCCTTCCCATATTGTGGTTCCCGGGAAATACCACACTTTTTCTGTGATGTCCCTGCCCTTCTCACTCTCTCATGCACTAACACATTGTTATTTGAAAGGTTAATGTTTATTTGCTGTGTAATTATGCTTCTTTTCCCTGTAGCAGTCATTATTGCTTCCTATGTCCGTGTTATTACGGCTGTCATTCACATGGGATCTGGAGAGGGTCGCCGCAAAGCTTTTGCTACCTGTTCTTCCCACCTCATGGTGGTGGGAATGTATTATGGAGCCGCCATGTTCATATACATGCGGCCTGTGTCTGATCGATCCCCTACCCAGGACAAGATGGTATCAGCCTTCTACACCATCCTGACTCCCATGCTGAATCCCCTCATCTACAGCCTCCGAAACAAGGAAGTGGCCAGAGCATTCATGAAGGTGTTAGGGAAGGGCAAGTCTGGAGAACAAATTGcctaattaacttttttttttttgcagttttgttttatgcttaaatttatttatttaaccaatgTAATTTAGCACTCAATACTTACCCAtcttttaccaaaaaaatttgtaaacaaacacacaagctttcagttcagtcagttctgttcagtcgctcagtcgtgtctgactctttgcaaccccataaatagcagcacgccaggcctccctgtccatcacaaactcccggagtttactcaaactcatgtccatcgagtcggtgatgccatccagccatctcatcctctgttgtccccttctcctcttgcccccaattcctcccagcatcagggtcttctccaaagagtcaactcttcgcatcaggtagccaaagtattgtagtttcagcttcagcatcagtccttccaaagaacacccaggactgacctcctttaggatggactagttggatctccttgcagtccaagcgactctcaagagtcttctccaacaccacagttcaaaaacatcaatttttcagtgctcatctttcttcacagtccaactctcacatccatacatgaccactggaaaaactatagccttgactagatggacctttgttggcaaagtaatgtctctgctttttaatatgctgtctaggttggtcataactttccttccaaggagtaagtgtcttttattcatggctgcaatcaccatctgcagtgatttttgagcccagaaaaataaagtctttccctgtttccactgttttcccatctatttgccatgaagtggtgggtccagatgccatgatcttagttttctgaatgttgagctttaagccaactttttcactctcctctttcaccttcatcaagaggctttttagttcctcttcactttctgccataagggtggtgtcatctgcatatctgaggttattgatatttctcccagcaatcttgattccagcttgtgctgcctccagcccagcattaaaaaaaaaaaaaaaaaatgcatgcttgTTTGTTCCAATATCATATTTCTTTCATTATAGAAAATTCAAAGTATGACCATAAGTGAATATGTACTGCAAGCTAATATGCACAACTGTATACTTATTTTATAAGATACCACTAAAGAAATTAGAGGTATTTACCCAACATGAAATTACCACATAATTCCATAATTAAACAGAACAGTGATAAATGTTTTgtgctgttttttctttatttttttaacatattacaGCTTTACCTGTATCAAATCAAAAAATTTTCCTGAGTCCAAATTGGTACCATGGATTAATTGACTTGTTAAATTGAATGACTAAGTTAATTATATGCaagtttaaatatgtatttagaagattattataaaattagcacactttaatgagaaagaagtaaaaaggaaTAGATTTATGATTAGGTTTATTAAGCCTATCTTACAATGGACACTTCCCCTCTTCAGGATTTTGGAGAACTGTggactttctgtttattttctttttttcaaccaGCATTAGCCTAATATATGGGAAATTGAAATGTGAATATGAATCCTTGATGCCTGGATTTTTTATACTTAGATATCTTAATCCTTATATGTGTTGGACACAGTAATTTcatgaaaaatgttcaattttataaatagaaaactgtaagttttccaaattctgatatttttctattAACCACATGTGTGACATCACTATAGGTATTCTTGTAATGATATTTAAATGAAAGTTCAAACCTGGAGATTCGTGTGTGTTTATGAGGAACAACCAGTGTGTCTTAATATGAAtttttactgttcttttaaaactttgttttacaTCCACCTTGCATTAGGTTTCCTTGCTACATAAGAGATTTACACAACTAAGGatttctaaataataattatttagtgaaagtgaaagtcactcagtagtatccaaatctttgtgatcccatggcctatacagtccatttcaaggccagaatactggagtgggtagcctttcccttctctagggaatcttcccaacccagggatttaacctaggtctcccacattgctggcagattctttaagctgagtcacaagggaagcccaaaaatattggagtgggtagcctatcccttctccaggggatcttcctgacccaggaattgaaacagcgtctcttgcattgccagcagattctttgccaactgaactatcaggtgATCCCAATTATTTATTATGTCATAGGATGTGTGGGTAGAGATTCTGGCATAGCTACACTAGAGGTCATACTTCATGTATCACAAGGGAGCAATCCAGACTCTGGCTGGGGCTGCAGTTTCATGTGAGGCCCTGCATCATCTTCTAAATTTGTGTAGTTGTTGAAACAATCCATTTCTTTGCACATAACTATTTCATGTCAGCCTATTTCTTCAAGGCCAGCATAAGAGTCTCTCTTACCTCAGTGAAAGTCTAAGTATTCTTTAAAGGTTACCAAGTGATTAAATAAAGCCAACTCAGGATAATCTCCCTTAGATTACTTACAATGAACGGATGTTGGATTTTCATTATGTCTGCACAGTTGCTTTACTCTTACCTTGTAGTTTAACTTAATTATACAAGCAACTTCAGGGGATACAGATCATGGGGAAAGTTTAGGAGTCTATCTACTACATACCCAGAGATAATTTACAGACTCTTTTccctaaagatataaaaatatttcaataacttTTTATGACAGTGATATGAGAAACATTTATAATGTCCTAATATATGACTGAATTattgcagcttttaaaaattgttttatgagTCTTTGAGTTCATAGATATGTGGTAAGGGCAAATGTCCAGGAGTAGGAAAGTTATCATGTATTGAGCCTgataaataattcataataaccattttaaagaaaaccattGTGCTGCAAGAGAACAtagacaacaaaacaaaatcagaaataatggatgaaaaaaatgagaagttcaacaaagacagaaagcaatagtgaaaaaaatacacagaaactcTGGAGCTAAAGAAGGTAATAACTGAACTAAAAACTTAATAGAGAGTTCCTATTGCagatataataaaacagaaaaaaactcagTGAACTCAAGgacagacattttaaaactatacatTCATAGgaacaacaacaagaatgaaAAAGCCCTGTTTGACTTAAGACATATCATTGACTGAAATAAAGCATTTTGGAAATGTcagaaaaagtgaagaaagagaaaagaacacaatACTTACTTAAAGAAGTAATgttgtatgtctcagggaactcaaacaggggttctttatcaacctagaggggtgggatgatgAAGAAGATAGGAGGGAgaatcaagagggaggggacatatgtatacctatggctgattcatgttgagctttgacagaaaaaaacaaaattctgtaaaacaattatccttcaattaaaaaataaacaaattttaaagaaaaagaagaagaagaagtaggACTAGAAAATTCCGCATTTCTGAGAAGGGAAATGAGCATCTAGATTCATGAAGTCCAATGAACTGCAAATAAGCTGATTATCAAGGGATGTTCACAAAGACACATTAGAGTCAAATCGTCCAAAATTAAAGGCAAAGATACTATTTTGAAaattgccaggcttccctggtgactcagtggtaaaaaaacaaaaacaaaaaaaaaaaacacacctgtcaatgcaggagacatgggttcaatccttgatccagGAAAACCCCACATtccatggagcaattaagcctgtgccccacaactattgagcctgtgctttagagcccaggacCTACAACTACTCGGTCCAattaccacagctactgaagacCACAttctccagagcctgtgcttggCAACAAGAAAAACCAGCACAACGAGAAGCTTgcacacggcaactagagaatagccccatctcactgtaactagagaaaagcatgcatagcagtgaagacccagcatagccaaacataaagtaaataaataataaaaggaaatcacaagagaaaagcaacttgtCAAGTACCACCATAAGACTATCAATGGCAGTCTAGAAAAACCTTGCAAGCTAGGACAACATGGGATGATATATTCAACGTACTCAAAGAACAACAACATAGTATCTACTGACAAAGAATACTAACTGAAGCTgtatttcagaaatgaaggagaaaactTCCCAAACAGAAACTGAGAATATCCAACACCACTACAAAGCTGCCCAACATAAAATGCTAGAGGGAGTTATTAGAGTTCACTAAATAGCAGCATGAAAACATGACATTATAGAACTTACTGGCAGGGAGAGAATAGAGTAAAATTTTAAGGCTgctttttcacttccctttttcacccctatcaagaggctctttagttcctcttcactttctgccattagagtgacatcatctgcatatctgagatggctgatgtttctcctggaaatcttgaatTAAATCAGTCATCAAAAAAACTCAtacagagaaaagcccaagcctGGATAAATCACTGGTAAATTCTATGAAgcatttaatgaaaatttaacatGAATCTTTCTGAAAATCTTCCCAAAAAATTGAAGAACAAAAATACACCCAAACTTACTTTATGATGCCAACATCACTGTGATACCAAAGCTAGGCAAGaactctaaaagaaaagaaagttacatgccaatattgggcttccctgatggcttagtagtaaagaatctacctgccgatgtaggagatgtgagttcaatccctgggttaggaagatcctcagcagaaggaaacggcaagcctgggaaatcctttggacagaggaacctggcgggctacagcccatggggtcacaaaagatttagacatgactgagcaactaaacaacaacaacagcaacagaattCCTTTGATTGCAAAtgcaaaattccttaaaaaaactatcaaaataaaTTCAACAGCTCATTAAATAATCATacatcattaaataaatatatatcaaataatcaTACATAATCATAATCTTAAATAAAGTGGGATTTACCTCTGAGATTCAAGGATAGTTAAACATGTACAGATCAATTAATGCAATATGCCACATTAGCAGAATTAAGGATAAAAAAcatatatgattatttcaatagatgcagggaATACatatgacaaaattcagcattctTTTATGGTAGGAATCTAAAGAAAGTAGGTACAGAAAGAATGTATCTcaacatttacatattttatttactcataaaCTCAATAGCTTAAAACACATTTACTGAAAATGTAATATGATGCACACTTGACAAGCCCAAGAAATGAAGCTTTCAATCCTTTTGACATCATGATAGAAGACAAAGTATGCTAGCTTTATAAAATGGCatataaaataggaattttaGAAATTCTCAATGAAAAGCaaactgtttttaaattatgtaattaatGTTCTATATAATCcataaaatacttatattttaatCTAGCTTTTGTAGGAGGGAAAACAAATCATTTGCAAAATTTATcatagtaaagtgaagtgaagttgcttagtcgtgtccgaccctttgcgaccccatggactgtagcccaccaggctcctccatccatgggattctccaggcaagagtactggagtggattgccatttccttctccaatataattCATAAAATACTCTATATAATCCATATATAATCTCTATATAATCcataaaatacttatattttattctagTTTGTGTAAGAGGGAAAGCAAATCATTTGCAAAATTTGTCATAGTAagatatacacaacagaatattactcagctattaaaaagaatgcacttaacaagcaataaatgctggagagggtgtggagaaaagggaaccctcttacactgttggtgggaatgcaaattagtacagccactatggaaaacagtgtggagattccttaaaaagctggaaatagaactgccatatgacccagcaatcccacttctaggcatacacactgaggaaaccagatctgaaagagacacgtgcaccccaatgttcatcacagcactgtttataatagccaggacatggaagcaacctagatgcccatcagcagacgaatggatgaggaagctgtggtacatataaaccatggaatattactcagccattaaaaagaattcatttgaatcagttctaatgagatggatgaaactggagcccattatacagagtgaagtaagccaggaagataaagaccattacagtatactaacacatatatatggaatttagaaagatggtaacgataaccctatatgcaaaacagaaaaagagactcagatgtatagaacagacttgtggactctgtggaagaaggcgagggtgggatgtttcaagagaacagcatcgaaacatgtatatctagggtgaaacagatcaccagcacaggttggatgcatgagacaagtgctcgggcctggtgcactgggaagacccagagggatcgggtggagagggaggtgggaggggggattgggatggggaatacatgtaaatccatggctgattcatttcaatgtatgacaagaaccactgcaaaaaaaaataataaaaataaaaagaatgcatttgaatcagttctaatgaggtggatgaaactggagcctattatacagaatgaagtcagaaagaaaaacaccaatacagtatattaatgcacatatatggaatttagaaagatggtaattgtgaccctatatgcaagacaacaaaagagacacagatgtaaagaacagaattttggattcaggggagaaggcaagagtgggatgatttgagaaaatagcattgaaacatgtatattatagtatgtgaaatagattgccagtccagattcaatgcatgagacagggtgctcagggctggtgcactgggatgaccctgagggatgggatggggagggaggtgggaagcaggttcaggatggggacacatgtacaccagtggctgattcatgtcaatgtatggcaaaaacccccacaatattgtaaagttaattagcctccaattaaagtttttttaaaaaaataatagaggaTAAGATGTGAAGGTGACAACCTCAATTGTAatctttcacaatattgattacTTTTATCCTTGATATATTAATtgatttaatagttttattttctataaaagaataaaagatgagATTAGTAATATTTCACAAATTTCTAAGGTTGATTTTCTATACATtttcatacaaatatattttcttaaaatgctgcatacaaatgtttttatatattttgtaagaatttattaacaatgctgtgatttGTGATTATTTAAACTGTTTGTTTAGATTTTGATGCACTGTATGTTAATCAGTATGTTACAAGAAAACCAgaatagtataaataaaatatcaatttgcTCTTTTAGCTGTATTAACTGTATACTTCTTCAAAGATCCAAGGGGATTCATCAATAGAAAATTTTTCCACTCCTCTACTGGGCATTGTAAAACCAGAGATGACATCACTTTCCTACTTCTCTTTATACATTTAACTTGGTCACACTTCACACTCCACTTGACCATCTCTGTGAGGATCACTGCTTCTGATGGTTGTGTTGAACCTGACAagtagacatgactgaaggagcAAAAGGGTAATTAGTATTCTTTACTTGCTCTTTTCAACCATTCTGTTAGTTTCTCACTCTATTTCCTTaatcattttgcttatttttagtgagaaaacaaataaacTTCTTAAAAACTCTTCATATAAACTTATTTACACTGAAAGCCTTAGAAATGAATTTTCAATGTCCAATTACTGATGgaataaaatatcaatagtaAAGACTCTTTCTATATTATTGAATTATGtgttttttcattgaaaaaacaatttttcagtTTTGCAGAAAAGTGAATTTTGCAACTTTGCAGAAgagtcaatatttttaattttagaggttttgtttttggtaGTTAGAACACTGAGACGAAGttctcaattatatatatatatattttttttcaccattaaaCTAACACTGAGTAAACTAAAACCCTGTTTATAAACTGTGAAGGGAAGATGGTGTCCCCTACAGATCTGAAGCACATACAGACTCTGTGTTCTGCTCTTGGAGAGACAGAGCACTCCCTCAGGTTACTTTGTTATGTTAGGCACTTACCAcaatagcttaatttttttttgatttgtCAAGAGATAAATTATATACTTCATGGACCCAGGGAAGATTATCTGTGCCATATAATTAAACACTTAGTGTTTTACTTCAAATATAGAGTAAATATTATTCTACCATCACAATAACTGATTTCCCAAGTTAAACATGCACTAAGCTATTCACATTAACCACAAGAAATTGGATggagaaaagtaagaaagaacagagaaaccAATTGCCTTGTTGTGATACAGACAACCTTCCTTTGTCTGTCAAGCGGCTCAGGTAGACTTTGTATAGTCATCCCCATTTATCAAAGTGTGTCAGTGATTTTCCTACAACTCCTCAAGaaccctttttctctctccctatattcttagaaaacagtatgaaacaTGATATTCGATACAAAAATTACCTTTGTTTTGCATTGTATTCTGGACTTATTGAATATTTACATTAAGGCATCAGAATACTTTTCACTGTTGACTGTTTTATCAACATCCTTGAATATGGGACTATAATAAGTTGAACACCATACTTAGCCTACAAAATTATTAcaagtatataaaatgtatttgagaCTTGGATAATCTGAGTTTCCTGAAATACCAGTGCATCATAACTATTTGTAAACATTTCCcagaaaatgttagtcactcggtcttgtctgactctttgtggctccatggactgtggcccaccaggctcctctgtccatggaaatctccagcaagaatactggagtaggttaccatttcccagaaaaagaaagcaatatttcCTTTTTGGTGGTATGGACTCTTGAAGCCTAACATTTAACATGCTAGAGATTGAAAACTTACAAAGGCTTAatctttttaagagaaaatgtggAACAAGTTATTGATAAATTGTCTTCAGGAAGATCAGACAGATTTTGTGTCCAttgctctttttcatttattttgcagctattttaaaattctagtttaattcatatttatataatacttcCCTTGAAAACATGAGTACTGAGTATTATCAAGTTtaactttgctttcatttttctttaggtTCTAACACAGATACAGGCTGTAAGCAGCAAGATAGAGAAGTTAACAAGGTATAGGAGTCAGTGACATCGTgatgtttttcaaatttcttctttacatttcagtttttattaaaacTTATTTCTATGTGCATTGATACAGATGCTGTTTGGTAAAATTACTCGACCCTTACCTGGTAAAATTGCAGTGACCATCTAAATTCAACTTTCTTTGAGTTGGGAGTTATAAAAAAATGGATTTCAATCTAGAGAAGCATGTAGGAGACAGAACCAAGATGAGATTCTCCATAGAGCTCAcaactaggtataaaataaaaaataattgtgtttacatttatatgtatttctaCATAACTGTATAAATTACAACTTTACTTAAGTATAGAAATGTATACACAATTTGATTGGGAATATAGAAATTACCAAGttcaaatacataaatgtatcaatagaaaattaaagtaatttatcttataagaaaataatagtaacagtCAACTCTTACATAGATTGTacacaaaaataattatagatattAAGTCTCTAAACTAATAGTATCTGTACTTACTCATCTGTTGCTTTTATTGTTctaattgctttattttcctggttTAATCCTTACCATACATGATGTCAAAAAGTATAGTTATCCTTTTTATGTAGGGTGATGATCAATGGAAAGATAGAGGAAAATCTGGGTACATGACTGTTGTCATCTGAGATTCCAAGCTCCTCACCCCATTTCCTCAGTTCTCTGCCCCGACACTTTCCTGGGAGTGTGTGACTTGCTCCACACAATAATAAAACCTCACTAGGAAGCCCTATCTCATGGAAAAGGAGACTCAAATATTCGATATAGAGTTCCTCAAAATGTATTTCAGTTACTTTTCAAGTCCCTCTTGCATAGAATATACATCCAAAATTTTTGTAAGATTCCAGTTGGATTCTCAAAGCAGAgtggaaaataacatttaaactGACAAAAGAAACCCtagacatataaatatatttctattttaaaatattgttttaattgtAGTAAAGCATATGGAAACCAAGGCAGGGTAGTGGGATGTATTGAGAGATTATAGTTGATGTATGTGCAGTAGTGGGTATGAGGCAGATGGCTGGTGAGAGCCTActgtatatttctatttttaataatttacttttttgtGTTTAAGTCATTATCTTGGCAAATTTCATTGTACATTGTCATATGTCACTATTATTAGGAAACCTCATGACCTAAATTTCACCAAATCATTTGACCAACAGTtataaatcatttcttttttctggtaaAATCTAAATTATAAGCAATTAGCAATCCTGATTTCTACATGTCTATGGAATTTTGATTATCACAATCAGGTTGGTGTACTcaaacacataaaacatttttaaagaacctccatactgttctccatagtggctgtaccaatttacattcccaccaaactAAACATAGGActaccatattacccagcaattccacttctgattttatacccagagaaaatcataattcaaaaagatgcatacATCCCAATATTTATTTCAGTACTATTCacgatagccaggacatggaagcaaactaaatgtctatTAACAGAGGAATGATTAAAGAAGATGTAGTGCATACACATAATgcaatattactaagccataaaaaagaacaaaagtgccatttgcagtaacatggatggagctagagatgttatactgagtgaagtaagtcagacacagaaagacaaatatcatatgatatccattatatgtggaatctaaaaaaaaaaaaaaaaggaatgaatgaatcaaaaaaaaaaagaagtagactgctatatataaaatagataattaataagaacTGTTGTATATAACAGGGAACTTAGTACTCCATAATAGCCtgtgtgggtaaagaatctagGAAAAAAGTATGggcatatgtatatctataactGATTTACCTTGTTTATAcctgaaatgaatacaacattgtaaatcaactacattgcaataaaaaagaaacacacacaaatgccTGCATACAGTATCTCAGTaaacatccattcatttatttcaggTGGGAAAATTCCATGACTGACCATTAATCCCAAAGTTCGCCTTGATGATCTAGATGAAACCTCATGGAAAACATTACCTCGATGACCAATCACTCTGGGAAGTCTGATTTCATCCTGGTGGGAATCTTCAGTCAATCAACTCATCCAATTCTATTGTGTATggtgatttttatagtttttctgctGGCTTTGATTGGAAACATTGTGCTGATTTTTCTGATACATTCTGAtacccacctccacacccccatgtactttttcATCAGCCAGTTGTCTCTCATGGATGTAATGTATATCTCTGTTACTGTGCCCAAGATGCTTATAGATCAGATCATGGACATGAATAAGATCTCTGTCCCTGAATGTGCAATGCAAATGTCTCTCTACGTGACACTGGCAGGttcagagtttttctttttgggtgccatggcctatgaccgctatgtg
This region includes:
- the LOC110149446 gene encoding olfactory receptor 2M3-like, which produces MAWENHTFNSNFILLGIFDHSPTHIFLFSLVLGIFTVAFMGNTIMVLLIYLDTQLHTPMYLLLSQLSFMDLMLICTTVPKMTFNYLSGKKSISLAGCGTQIFLYVSLLGAECFLLAAMAYDRYVAICHPLRYSILMSQKICCLMAVSSWVVGASDGIIIIAVALSFPYCGSREIPHFFCDVPALLTLSCTNTLLFERLMFICCVIMLLFPVAVIIASYVRVITAVIHMGSGEGRRKAFATCSSHLMVVGMYYGAAMFIYMRPVSDRSPTQDKMVSAFYTILTPMLNPLIYSLRNKEVARAFMKVLGKGKSGEQIA